One window of the Streptococcus parasanguinis ATCC 15912 genome contains the following:
- the era gene encoding GTPase Era → MTFKSGFVAILGRPNVGKSTFLNHVMGQKIAIMSDKAQTTRNKIMGIYTTNKEQIVFIDTPGIHKPKTALGDFMVESAYSTLREVDTVLFMVPADEARGKGDDMIIERLKAAKVPVILVVNKIDKVHPDQLLAQIDDFRSQMDFKEIVPISALQGNNVSRLIDILSENLEEGFQYFPADQITDHPERFLVSEMIREKVLHLTREEIPHSVAVVVDSMKRDEETDKVHIRATIMVERDSQKGIVIGKGGAMLKKIGTLARKDIELMLGDKVFLETWVKVKKNWRDKKLDLADFGYNEKEY, encoded by the coding sequence ATGACATTTAAATCAGGCTTTGTAGCCATTTTAGGACGTCCCAATGTTGGGAAGTCAACTTTTTTGAACCACGTCATGGGGCAAAAAATTGCCATCATGAGTGACAAGGCGCAGACAACGCGCAATAAGATTATGGGGATTTATACGACGAATAAGGAACAGATCGTCTTTATCGATACCCCAGGGATTCACAAACCCAAGACCGCACTTGGAGACTTCATGGTGGAGTCAGCCTATAGTACCCTTCGGGAAGTCGATACCGTACTCTTTATGGTGCCAGCTGATGAAGCGCGTGGCAAAGGTGACGACATGATCATTGAACGCCTCAAAGCAGCTAAAGTGCCCGTCATCCTCGTGGTCAATAAGATCGACAAGGTCCACCCTGACCAGCTCTTGGCGCAAATCGATGACTTCCGTAGTCAGATGGACTTCAAAGAAATTGTGCCGATTTCAGCCCTTCAAGGAAACAATGTTTCGCGTTTGATTGATATTTTGAGCGAAAACTTAGAAGAAGGGTTCCAATATTTCCCTGCTGATCAGATTACTGACCATCCAGAGCGTTTCTTGGTTTCTGAAATGATCCGTGAAAAGGTCTTGCACTTGACGCGTGAAGAAATTCCCCACTCTGTTGCCGTAGTGGTGGATTCTATGAAGCGGGATGAAGAAACAGATAAGGTTCATATCCGTGCGACCATCATGGTGGAACGCGATAGCCAAAAAGGGATTGTCATCGGAAAAGGTGGCGCCATGCTCAAGAAGATCGGAACCCTTGCGCGGAAGGATATCGAGCTCATGCTAGGGGACAAGGTCTTCCTAGAAACCTGGGTCAAGGTCAAGAAAAATTGGCGGGATAAGAAATTGGATCTTGCCGATTTCGGATACAACGAAAAAGAATATTAA
- the mutM gene encoding DNA-formamidopyrimidine glycosylase produces MPELPEVETVRRGLEKLILGKTIQSVEVKYPKMIQTDLDAFRQDLPGQEIRVLGRRGKYLLFYLTDLVLISHLRMEGKYFFYPDEVPFRKHAHIFFHFTDGSTMVYEDVRKFGTMEVLVPEFIDSYFLTKKIGPEPTEADFKEQAFQAALKKSKKPIKSALLDQKLVAGLGNIYVDEVLYRAKVHPARLGQSLTAREAKAIRKETIAVLAQAVEKGGSTIRSYSNAFGEDGTMQEEHQVYGKTGQPCLRCGTPIEKIQLGGRGTHFCPHCQKEN; encoded by the coding sequence ATGCCGGAATTACCAGAAGTTGAGACCGTTCGGCGTGGTCTTGAGAAATTAATTCTTGGGAAGACCATCCAATCAGTGGAAGTAAAGTATCCAAAGATGATTCAGACGGATCTGGATGCTTTTCGTCAAGATCTCCCAGGTCAAGAAATTCGGGTCCTGGGGCGTCGCGGGAAATACCTCTTGTTTTATTTGACGGATTTGGTTTTGATCTCGCATTTGCGGATGGAAGGCAAGTATTTCTTTTATCCAGACGAAGTCCCTTTTCGCAAGCACGCCCATATCTTCTTTCACTTTACAGATGGCAGCACCATGGTCTATGAAGATGTCCGCAAGTTTGGGACCATGGAAGTCTTAGTGCCTGAGTTTATAGACAGCTATTTTTTGACGAAAAAAATTGGTCCAGAGCCAACAGAAGCGGATTTTAAAGAACAAGCCTTCCAAGCAGCTCTTAAAAAATCAAAGAAACCCATTAAATCAGCTCTTTTAGACCAAAAATTAGTGGCTGGTCTGGGCAATATCTATGTAGATGAGGTCCTTTATCGAGCCAAGGTTCATCCAGCTCGTTTGGGTCAAAGCTTGACTGCTAGAGAAGCCAAAGCCATCCGAAAGGAAACAATCGCTGTGCTTGCTCAGGCTGTCGAAAAAGGTGGCTCCACTATTCGCTCCTACAGCAATGCTTTTGGAGAGGATGGCACTATGCAGGAAGAGCATCAAGTCTATGGGAAAACAGGTCAGCCTTGTTTGCGCTGCGGGACACCGATTGAGAAAATCCAGCTGGGAGGACGTGGAACCCATTTTTGCCCGCACTGTCAAAAGGAGAACTAG
- the rpmG gene encoding 50S ribosomal protein L33, producing MRIKVQLTCTSCGSQNYLTSKNTKTHPEKIEVLKYCPKERKVTLHIESK from the coding sequence GTGCGAATTAAAGTTCAATTGACCTGCACAAGCTGTGGGAGTCAGAATTATTTGACCAGTAAAAATACCAAAACCCATCCCGAAAAGATCGAGGTCTTGAAGTATTGTCCCAAGGAAAGAAAAGTAACCTTACATATTGAATCAAAATGA
- the secG gene encoding preprotein translocase subunit SecG — protein MSGALTTILLVLSVLIIIAIFMQPTKNQSSNVFDASSNDLFERSKARGFEAVMQRLTAIMIFFWLLIAMILMVLSSR, from the coding sequence ATGAGCGGAGCATTAACAACTATTTTACTAGTATTATCAGTATTGATTATTATCGCAATTTTTATGCAACCAACAAAAAACCAATCGAGCAACGTCTTTGATGCAAGCTCAAATGACTTGTTTGAACGTTCAAAAGCGCGCGGGTTTGAAGCCGTGATGCAGCGTTTAACAGCTATTATGATCTTCTTTTGGTTATTGATCGCGATGATCTTAATGGTACTTTCTAGTAGATAA
- the ybeY gene encoding rRNA maturation RNase YbeY, with protein MYIEMVDETGQVSDEILKQTQEILEFAAKKIGKEDKEMAVTFVTNERSHELNLEYRDTDRPTDVISLEYKPEMEISFDEEDLAENPELAEMMAEFDTYIGELFISIDKAREQAEEYGHSFEREMGFLAVHGFLHINGYDHYTPEEEKEMFGLQEEILTAYGLTRQ; from the coding sequence ATGTATATTGAAATGGTAGATGAGACTGGTCAAGTCTCTGACGAAATTTTAAAACAAACGCAAGAAATTTTAGAATTTGCTGCTAAAAAAATTGGGAAAGAAGACAAGGAAATGGCTGTGACTTTTGTAACCAATGAACGCAGTCATGAACTAAATCTTGAATACCGTGATACGGATCGTCCGACGGATGTCATCAGTTTAGAATACAAGCCAGAGATGGAGATTTCTTTTGACGAGGAAGACCTTGCAGAAAATCCAGAATTGGCAGAGATGATGGCTGAATTCGATACCTATATTGGTGAGCTCTTTATTTCAATTGACAAGGCGCGTGAGCAAGCCGAAGAATATGGCCACAGTTTTGAGCGCGAAATGGGATTTTTAGCAGTGCATGGTTTTCTTCACATTAATGGCTATGATCATTATACGCCGGAAGAAGAAAAGGAAATGTTTGGCTTACAGGAAGAGATTTTGACAGCCTATGGACTCACAAGACAATAA
- a CDS encoding multidrug efflux MFS transporter has product MNWRKNLYIAWIGCFFIGASLSLVVPFMALFVEELGVTGKAVPFYAGIAVASSSVTSAIMSPIWGSLADRYGRKPMMLRASIAMTLTMGGIAFVPSVFWLLVLRFLNGVFSGFVPNSTALIASQVSKDQSGYALGTLSTGVVAGTLMGPLIGGLIAENLGMRNVFLLVGFFLFLVSLLTFWGIEEDYEPIPKEEQKSSWQLLMSIQQKDILLGLFLTSMTIQMIAQSISPILPLYVRALGQRDNLIFVSGMIVSAMGVSSMLFSGWMGKLGDRIGNHRLLLIALLYSGCLYILCAQAQTPLQLGILRFLFGIGTGALLPGVSALLNRLTPPEGISRIFSYNQLFYYLGGVLGPMMGSSIFMHFGYHWVFYGTALLAFTDLIFLLFLFRKYLKVRDVRAN; this is encoded by the coding sequence ATCAATTGGCGTAAAAATCTATACATTGCCTGGATTGGGTGCTTTTTCATCGGAGCTAGCCTTTCGTTAGTTGTGCCTTTTATGGCCCTATTTGTAGAAGAGTTGGGCGTTACGGGCAAGGCTGTTCCTTTTTATGCTGGGATTGCCGTCGCGAGTTCTTCTGTAACCTCTGCGATCATGTCTCCTATCTGGGGGAGCCTGGCCGACCGCTATGGTCGAAAACCCATGATGCTCAGGGCTTCTATTGCTATGACCCTGACCATGGGAGGGATCGCCTTTGTGCCATCTGTCTTTTGGCTCTTGGTTTTGCGCTTTCTCAACGGTGTCTTTTCAGGCTTTGTCCCTAATAGTACAGCCTTGATTGCCAGTCAAGTATCAAAGGACCAATCAGGCTATGCCCTGGGGACTTTGTCGACCGGTGTCGTAGCTGGAACCTTGATGGGGCCTTTGATTGGGGGACTCATTGCTGAAAATCTGGGAATGCGCAATGTCTTTCTTTTGGTTGGCTTTTTCTTATTTCTAGTGTCCCTTTTAACCTTTTGGGGTATCGAGGAAGACTATGAGCCCATTCCAAAAGAAGAACAAAAATCCAGTTGGCAGTTGCTTATGTCCATTCAGCAAAAGGATATTCTCTTAGGCCTCTTTTTGACCAGTATGACCATTCAAATGATCGCCCAATCTATTTCTCCAATCCTGCCTCTTTATGTGCGAGCTTTAGGGCAAAGAGATAACTTGATTTTTGTATCGGGGATGATTGTTTCGGCTATGGGAGTCTCTAGTATGCTCTTTTCAGGTTGGATGGGAAAACTCGGAGACCGAATCGGGAATCACCGGCTCTTATTAATCGCCCTTCTCTATAGTGGTTGCCTTTATATTCTCTGTGCCCAAGCGCAAACGCCCCTGCAATTAGGAATCTTACGCTTCCTTTTTGGGATTGGGACTGGTGCCCTTTTACCAGGAGTTTCTGCTTTGTTAAATCGCTTAACCCCTCCTGAAGGGATCTCTCGGATCTTTAGCTACAACCAGCTCTTTTACTACTTAGGTGGCGTGTTAGGGCCAATGATGGGATCGAGTATTTTCATGCATTTTGGCTATCATTGGGTTTTTTACGGCACAGCCCTCTTGGCCTTTACCGATTTGATTTTCCTCTTATTCTTATTTAGAAAGTATTTGAAAGTGAGAGACGTACGTGCGAATTAA
- a CDS encoding GNAT family N-acetyltransferase yields the protein MENLYVKLATYREVETERLHLRPVTLEDAPAMFEYASDETVTRYTFATNQSLEETRNNIALFYLASPLGRWGIELKENGKFIGTIDLLDLDLCLKKGSIGYVLNKSYWNQGLATEATKAVIALAFEQLGMNKLIAVHDQDNPASGRVMAKSGMKYSHEEPYAMLDLHEEGRMVTRVHYVLTKEEYLAEK from the coding sequence ATGGAAAATTTATATGTGAAGTTAGCGACTTATCGTGAAGTGGAGACAGAGCGTCTGCACTTGCGTCCGGTCACTCTTGAAGACGCACCGGCTATGTTTGAGTATGCTTCTGATGAGACAGTTACGCGCTATACCTTTGCAACCAATCAAAGTCTAGAAGAGACGCGTAATAATATTGCCCTCTTTTACCTAGCGAGCCCACTTGGAAGATGGGGGATCGAGCTCAAAGAGAATGGAAAATTTATCGGGACGATTGATTTACTGGATTTGGATCTTTGTCTGAAGAAGGGGAGTATCGGCTATGTTCTGAATAAATCCTATTGGAACCAAGGTCTTGCGACAGAGGCTACCAAGGCAGTCATTGCCTTGGCTTTTGAACAGTTAGGGATGAACAAGCTCATTGCTGTTCATGATCAGGACAACCCAGCTTCTGGACGGGTGATGGCCAAATCAGGGATGAAATATTCCCACGAGGAGCCCTATGCGATGCTAGACCTGCATGAAGAAGGGCGAATGGTGACGAGAGTTCATTATGTCCTCACAAAGGAAGAATATTTGGCAGAAAAATGA
- a CDS encoding diacylglycerol kinase family protein gives MDSQDNKRKWKNRDFISSLEFAITGIFTAIKEERNMRKHALSALVAILAGLVFRISATEWLFLLLSITLVIAFEIMNSAIENVVDLASNYHFSMLAKNAKDMAAGAVLVVSGFALLTGLVIFVPKFWALVFG, from the coding sequence ATGGACTCACAAGACAATAAGCGAAAATGGAAAAATCGGGACTTTATTTCCAGTTTGGAGTTTGCGATAACAGGAATTTTCACGGCGATCAAAGAAGAGCGCAATATGCGCAAACATGCCTTATCAGCCCTTGTAGCAATTCTTGCTGGTTTGGTATTTAGGATTTCTGCGACGGAGTGGCTCTTTTTGTTGCTCAGCATCACCTTGGTGATTGCTTTTGAAATTATGAATTCAGCCATTGAAAATGTAGTGGATCTAGCTAGTAACTACCATTTCTCCATGTTGGCAAAGAATGCCAAAGACATGGCGGCTGGAGCAGTCCTCGTCGTATCAGGCTTTGCCCTACTTACAGGACTGGTGATTTTTGTGCCCAAATTCTGGGCCTTGGTATTTGGATAA
- the ald gene encoding alanine dehydrogenase: MLIGIPKEIKNNENRVGLTPAGVQSLVKKGHQVLVETNAGLGSGFADEDYTKQGATIVATAAEAWAAEMVVKVKEPLAEEYDFLREDLLLFTYLHMAAAPELADAMVAAKTTGVAYETVRDLDGQLPLLVPMSEVAGRMAVQIGAHFLTKQEGGSGVLLGGVPGVPKGKVTIIGGGVVGTHAARIALGLGAQVTILDISAKRLAVLEDVFGHQIQTLMSNPFNIEASVRDADVVIGAVLIPGAKAPKLVTDDMVKQMRPGSVIVDVAVDQGGVIETADRVTTHTDPVYEKHGVLHYAVANIPGAVARTSTIALINVTLPYVESLADNGFHKAIALDEGLRQGVTTYQGHITSQPVATGLERDFTPIDELV; encoded by the coding sequence ATGCTCATTGGAATTCCTAAAGAAATTAAAAACAACGAAAATCGGGTCGGTTTGACTCCTGCAGGCGTACAAAGCTTGGTGAAGAAAGGTCATCAAGTTTTGGTGGAAACAAATGCTGGACTTGGTTCTGGCTTTGCGGATGAAGATTACACGAAGCAAGGGGCAACCATCGTTGCGACTGCAGCAGAAGCTTGGGCCGCTGAGATGGTGGTCAAAGTCAAAGAACCCCTCGCTGAAGAATACGACTTCCTTCGCGAAGACCTCTTGCTCTTCACTTACTTGCATATGGCTGCCGCACCTGAATTAGCAGACGCTATGGTCGCAGCTAAAACAACTGGGGTGGCCTACGAAACCGTTCGTGACTTAGATGGACAGTTGCCACTCTTGGTGCCAATGAGTGAGGTTGCTGGACGGATGGCCGTGCAAATCGGTGCTCACTTCCTGACCAAACAAGAAGGTGGGTCTGGTGTCCTCCTAGGTGGGGTGCCAGGTGTTCCCAAAGGAAAAGTCACCATCATCGGAGGCGGAGTCGTTGGAACCCACGCAGCTCGTATCGCCCTTGGACTCGGTGCCCAAGTGACCATCTTAGATATCAGCGCTAAACGTTTGGCTGTTCTGGAAGATGTCTTTGGTCATCAAATCCAAACCCTCATGTCCAACCCATTTAATATTGAAGCCAGCGTCCGTGATGCCGATGTTGTCATCGGAGCTGTCTTGATTCCTGGTGCTAAAGCTCCTAAATTAGTGACAGACGATATGGTTAAACAAATGCGTCCCGGTTCAGTCATCGTCGATGTGGCCGTTGACCAAGGTGGTGTTATTGAAACAGCAGACCGTGTCACAACGCATACGGATCCAGTTTACGAAAAACATGGCGTACTCCACTATGCCGTTGCCAATATCCCAGGGGCTGTCGCTCGTACCTCTACTATCGCCCTTATCAATGTGACCCTTCCTTATGTTGAATCCCTAGCTGACAATGGCTTCCACAAGGCAATTGCCCTCGACGAAGGCCTGCGCCAAGGGGTCACCACTTACCAAGGACACATCACAAGTCAACCCGTTGCTACCGGTTTAGAGCGTGACTTCACACCAATTGATGAATTGGTTTAA
- the tetB(46) gene encoding tetracycline efflux ABC transporter Tet(46) subunit B, translating into MKVLKRLLSRITLYPTVFLAGFICLLLATIFSELSPFLLQKMIDGPLTALTHGGGQGDLLQMGGFYLLVLSIGQLISYLGNRILLHGSNQVTANLRDQAFQVMQGLPISYFDDKPAGKIATRIVNDTETLRTQFYNSCMILVIYLVRFLFILGILFYLSPMMGLLLCLVFPIFYGIQYLYKVMTDQPMKDFFDARSEVNTQVNELLHGASMIQLYHQEPGVVEEFEATTQKMLGANDRILLADSIASWTLTELLKFLVIAGILTIAGISFLQGNIGVTAGFLFININYVINLFDLMANLSRQFPNIRRSLETGSRVLAFLDQPLEADGALELKIEKAEVVFDDVQFAYEEGKPVLRDIAFQASPGQTIALVGHTGSGKSSIMNLLYRFYDPQEGAILIDGQDIRQVSRESLRSHMGIVLQDPYLFTGTIASNVAMSQEHIDRDAVKDALKKVGAWPFVERLEKGIDHPVVEKGSAFSSGERQLISFARTLYMNPQILILDEATSHIDTETEEIIQKAMAVLQKGRTTFIIAHRLSTIQDADQILVLSEGRIVERGRHEELVAQGGIYAQMNAIQQTVV; encoded by the coding sequence ATGAAAGTTTTGAAACGATTATTATCGAGGATCACGCTTTATCCAACTGTCTTTCTTGCTGGCTTTATTTGCCTCTTACTAGCCACCATTTTTTCTGAATTGTCACCCTTTCTTCTCCAAAAGATGATCGATGGGCCTTTGACTGCACTGACCCATGGTGGCGGGCAAGGGGACTTGCTTCAGATGGGAGGATTCTATCTCTTGGTCTTGAGCATCGGACAGCTGATTAGCTACCTAGGGAATCGGATCTTGCTACACGGAAGCAATCAAGTGACGGCTAACCTAAGAGACCAAGCCTTTCAAGTCATGCAAGGGTTGCCTATTTCTTATTTTGATGATAAGCCGGCTGGGAAGATCGCGACAAGAATTGTCAATGATACGGAGACCTTGCGGACCCAGTTTTATAACTCTTGTATGATTTTAGTCATCTACTTGGTGCGTTTCCTCTTTATCCTAGGGATTCTCTTTTACCTGAGTCCTATGATGGGCCTTCTCTTGTGTTTGGTCTTTCCGATTTTCTATGGGATCCAGTATCTCTACAAGGTCATGACGGACCAGCCTATGAAGGATTTCTTTGATGCGCGAAGCGAGGTCAATACCCAGGTCAATGAACTCTTGCATGGTGCCAGTATGATTCAGCTCTATCATCAAGAGCCTGGTGTGGTGGAGGAGTTTGAAGCCACTACCCAGAAGATGTTAGGAGCCAATGATCGAATCCTCCTGGCCGATTCCATTGCTTCTTGGACCTTAACGGAATTGCTCAAGTTTTTAGTGATTGCGGGCATTTTGACCATCGCTGGGATTTCTTTCCTACAGGGCAATATCGGTGTGACGGCTGGTTTCTTATTTATCAATATTAACTATGTGATTAATCTATTTGATCTCATGGCCAATCTTAGTCGTCAATTCCCAAATATTCGGCGATCCTTAGAAACGGGGAGCCGCGTCCTTGCTTTCTTAGACCAACCTTTGGAGGCCGATGGTGCATTGGAACTGAAGATAGAAAAGGCAGAAGTCGTGTTTGACGACGTTCAATTTGCCTATGAAGAAGGAAAGCCAGTTCTGCGGGATATTGCCTTTCAAGCAAGTCCTGGGCAAACCATCGCTCTTGTGGGTCATACTGGATCGGGTAAGTCTTCGATTATGAACCTGCTCTATCGTTTTTATGATCCTCAAGAAGGTGCGATTTTGATAGATGGTCAAGATATTCGCCAAGTCTCTCGTGAGAGCTTACGCAGCCATATGGGGATTGTTCTGCAGGATCCTTATCTATTTACAGGAACCATAGCTAGTAATGTGGCCATGAGTCAGGAACACATTGATCGGGATGCGGTCAAAGATGCCTTGAAAAAAGTCGGGGCTTGGCCCTTTGTAGAGCGCCTTGAAAAGGGGATCGACCATCCAGTCGTAGAAAAAGGATCTGCCTTTTCAAGTGGCGAGCGCCAATTGATTTCCTTTGCGCGGACGCTCTATATGAATCCGCAAATTCTGATTTTGGATGAGGCAACTTCTCACATTGATACAGAAACAGAAGAAATCATCCAGAAGGCTATGGCAGTCCTGCAAAAGGGCCGGACCACCTTTATCATTGCCCATCGCTTGTCCACTATTCAAGATGCGGATCAGATCTTAGTCTTATCCGAAGGACGTATTGTGGAGCGTGGTAGACACGAGGAACTGGTTGCACAAGGCGGTATCTATGCCCAGATGAATGCCATTCAGCAAACAGTGGTGTAA
- the coaE gene encoding dephospho-CoA kinase (Dephospho-CoA kinase (CoaE) performs the final step in coenzyme A biosynthesis.) yields the protein MARIIGLTGGIASGKSTVTSYLKEKGYPVIDADRVVHDLQVSGGALYRVLVDHFGKGILTENGELDRVALGQRIFSNPSERDWSNHVQGQLIREALADARDRQAAQSGLFFMDIPLLIEQHYEGWFEAVWLVAVSKETQLKRLMERNHLSELQAKERIAAQMPLDEKRAHADLVLDNNGDLTALYAQLDVALKQLERR from the coding sequence ATGGCGAGAATCATCGGATTAACAGGAGGGATTGCTTCAGGAAAGTCCACTGTCACCTCCTATTTGAAAGAGAAAGGTTATCCTGTCATTGATGCTGATCGAGTGGTTCATGACTTGCAAGTTTCAGGAGGGGCCCTCTACCGTGTCCTAGTAGACCATTTTGGGAAGGGGATACTCACAGAAAATGGAGAACTGGATCGCGTCGCTCTAGGTCAACGGATTTTTTCAAATCCTAGTGAACGAGACTGGTCCAATCACGTCCAAGGCCAGCTCATTCGTGAGGCTTTGGCAGATGCAAGAGACAGACAAGCTGCTCAATCCGGTCTCTTTTTTATGGATATTCCCCTCTTGATCGAGCAGCACTATGAAGGGTGGTTTGAGGCTGTATGGTTGGTAGCTGTCTCAAAAGAAACCCAGCTCAAGCGCCTGATGGAACGCAACCACTTATCAGAACTGCAGGCTAAAGAACGCATCGCTGCTCAAATGCCGCTAGATGAAAAAAGAGCCCATGCAGATCTGGTCTTAGACAATAATGGCGATCTAACTGCCCTCTATGCCCAATTAGATGTAGCCCTAAAACAATTAGAAAGAAGATGA
- the tetA(46) gene encoding tetracycline efflux ABC transporter Tet(46) subunit A: protein MIRAIWEYIRERKWRYVKIAMVLILYDYTLLIPTQVIQRLVDHLSQRTLTQSNFVWDMVLLVGSAILNYLTAFYWQLRLFQSSVHFKATLQEQAFRKLVAMRRPFFEKFRSGDLLTRFTTDVDGMADMAGYGMMVLLFGGGLFAFIIPTMFFISWQLTLISFIPMIFLVVSTYFLSRKQEEYVEQNREAVAQLNDEVLESIEGIRVMRAYSRRDQQVKQFQKKTASLSKTGDKIASIQYSFGPLALLFIGFSTVLLLLFGGQSLASGQLSLGKLLALQLYLVFLIEPMWMMADLILVYQTGQMSYKKLKEVIDETDDLEPDGPHYLEKIDSVQFKDYSFSYPDAERKSLSGIDWTIQRGQTVGIVGRTGAGKTTLVRQFLRQYPVGEGEFLINQQPIVDYNRHSIEDKIGYVSQEHILFSKSIRENIALGKKGASQEDLVEAIAQAAFADDLERMSHGMDTLIGEKGVSVSGGQKQRISLARAFLRDAELLLLDDSLSAVDAKTEQAIIDTIQKERKDKTTIIVSHRLSAVHQADWIIVLDQGQIVEEGRASDLLAQEGWYYEQYQRQQKQEGE from the coding sequence ATGATCAGAGCTATTTGGGAGTATATCAGGGAGCGCAAATGGCGATATGTGAAGATCGCTATGGTCTTGATTCTTTATGATTACACCTTATTGATCCCGACGCAAGTCATCCAGCGCTTAGTGGATCATTTGAGTCAGCGGACGCTGACGCAATCCAACTTTGTATGGGATATGGTCCTCTTAGTAGGATCAGCCATCCTCAATTACCTAACGGCTTTTTATTGGCAGTTGCGACTCTTTCAGTCGTCAGTCCATTTCAAGGCGACCCTCCAGGAGCAAGCATTTCGTAAGCTAGTAGCCATGCGGCGCCCTTTTTTTGAGAAATTTCGCTCAGGAGATCTCTTGACGCGCTTTACGACAGATGTCGATGGCATGGCCGATATGGCTGGTTACGGGATGATGGTGCTCCTGTTTGGCGGTGGCTTGTTTGCCTTTATTATTCCGACCATGTTTTTCATTTCTTGGCAATTAACCTTGATTTCCTTTATTCCTATGATCTTCCTCGTCGTCTCTACCTATTTTTTGAGTAGAAAGCAGGAGGAGTATGTTGAGCAAAACCGGGAAGCAGTCGCTCAGTTGAATGATGAAGTCTTGGAGTCGATCGAAGGAATTCGGGTCATGCGGGCCTATAGTAGACGGGACCAGCAGGTCAAACAGTTTCAGAAAAAAACGGCCAGTCTATCCAAAACAGGGGATAAAATTGCCTCTATCCAGTATTCTTTTGGACCTTTAGCCCTGTTGTTTATTGGATTCTCGACGGTCTTGCTCCTGCTATTTGGAGGCCAGTCCCTGGCAAGCGGGCAGTTGAGTCTTGGCAAGTTATTGGCTTTACAGCTGTATTTGGTCTTTTTAATTGAGCCTATGTGGATGATGGCGGACCTGATCTTGGTCTACCAGACAGGGCAAATGTCCTATAAAAAATTAAAAGAAGTGATTGATGAGACAGATGATCTGGAGCCAGATGGTCCTCACTACCTAGAGAAGATTGATTCGGTGCAGTTTAAGGACTATTCTTTCAGCTATCCTGATGCTGAGCGAAAGAGCCTGTCAGGCATTGATTGGACTATCCAGCGAGGACAGACGGTAGGGATTGTTGGTCGTACCGGTGCAGGAAAGACTACCCTGGTTCGACAATTCTTGCGGCAGTACCCAGTTGGTGAGGGAGAATTCTTGATTAACCAGCAACCGATCGTGGACTACAACCGACACTCCATTGAAGATAAAATTGGCTATGTTTCCCAAGAACATATTTTATTTTCCAAGTCTATCCGTGAGAATATAGCGCTTGGTAAAAAAGGAGCCAGCCAAGAAGATTTGGTGGAAGCAATAGCCCAAGCTGCTTTTGCGGATGATCTCGAGCGGATGTCTCATGGAATGGACACCTTGATCGGTGAGAAAGGGGTCTCTGTATCAGGAGGTCAAAAACAACGGATCTCTCTGGCACGTGCCTTCTTAAGAGATGCAGAGCTCTTGCTGTTAGATGATTCCCTTTCTGCAGTGGATGCGAAGACTGAACAGGCCATTATTGACACGATTCAAAAGGAACGAAAAGACAAGACGACCATCATTGTTTCTCATCGCTTGTCTGCTGTTCATCAGGCGGATTGGATCATCGTCTTGGATCAAGGGCAGATTGTAGAAGAAGGCAGGGCTAGTGATTTATTGGCTCAAGAAGGCTGGTATTATGAACAATACCAACGGCAACAAAAACAGGAAGGAGAATAA